A genomic region of Papaver somniferum cultivar HN1 chromosome 7, ASM357369v1, whole genome shotgun sequence contains the following coding sequences:
- the LOC113298757 gene encoding glycosyltransferase family protein 64 protein C5-like isoform X1, giving the protein MKLHHCFLLTQQTFPFLLSSFIIFGSIVTIYIWLAFSPYQRHDIPLLGCRRDNEGSWSIGVFYGESPFSLKPIEHANIWKNETAAWPVANPVLTCASATNAGYPSNFVADPFIYIQDDVLYMFYESKNSITFQGDIAVAKSMDKGATWQQLGTALDEDCHLSYPYVFDYQGHIYMMPESNKKGDLRLYRALDFPLQWTLHKVIMNKPIIDAFLINYNGNYWLFGSDHSGYGTKKNGQLEIWYSKSPMGPWQPHDQNPIYNTDRSYGARNGGRPFVYEGNLYRLGQDCGETYGRRVRSFKVEVLTKNEYREVEVPLGIEESGKGRNAWNGARYHSLDVQQLTTGEWVGVMDGDRVPSGEVGHRLLIGSMDFAVASALVILVGLMVGAINCVLPICWSSQSFGKRSDTISSWVRPDSWLFKLSRISTRLNRMVSFARCRMKGDTCYGRLLFILVFVTAVALVCYGVNYTYGGSGAEEAYPLEGHFSQFTLLTMTYDARLWNLKMYVKHYSKCSSVREIVIVWNKGQPPNISELNSAVPVRIRVEQQNSLNNRFKIDPLIMTKSVLELDDDIMMTCDDIERGFLAWRQHPDRIVGFYPRLIDGSPLEYRDGKYARKHHGYNMILTGAAFIDHRVAFQRYWSEEAKEGRDFVDKYFNCEDLLLNFLYANASSSSRAVEYVKPAWAIDTSKFSSAAISRNTQVHYQFRTNCLLEFSQLYGSLGRKWAFKGRKDGWDV; this is encoded by the exons ATGAAATTACATCACTGTTTTTTATTAACACAACAAACATTtccatttcttctttcttctttcataATCTTCGGTTCCATCGTTACTATATATATCTGGCTTGCTTTTTCTCCATATCAAAGACATGATATACCTTTATTAGGCTGTCGTCGAGATAATGAAGGATCATGGTCCATTGGTGTTTTCTACGGGGAATCTCCTTTTTCTTTGAAACCCATTGAACAT gcaaatatttggaaaaatgagACTGCCGCTTGGCCagtggctaatccagttctcacTTGTGCGTCTGCTACAAATGCTGGTTACCCTAGTAATTTTGTTGCCGATCCTTTTATCTATATTCAG GATGACGTACTTTATATGTTTTATGAAAGCAAGAACTCCATTACTTTCCAAGGGGACATCGCCGTGGCAAAGAGTATGGATAAAGGTGCTACATGGCAGCAGTTGGGTACCGCTTTGGATGAAGACTGTCATCTATCTTATCCATATGTATTTGACTACCAAGGCCAT ATATACATGATGCCTGAAAGCAACAAGAAAGGGGATCTTCGTCTCTACAGAGCGCTGGATTTCCCCTTGCAGTGGACACTGCACAAGGTTATTATGAATAAGCCCATTATAGATGCCTTCCTCATAAATTACAATGGTAATTACTGGCTTTTCGGATCAGATCACAGTGGTTATGGGACTAAGAAGAATGGTCAACTGGAAATCTGGTATAGTAAGTCACCGATGGGTCCATGGCAACCACACGACCAGAATCCAATTTACAACACTGATCGGAGCTACGGAGCTCGGAATGGAGGCAGGCCATTTGTCTATGAGGGAAACCTTTACCGCTTGGGCCAAGATTGTGGTGAAACATACGGGCGTCGGGTCCGTTCTTTCAAGGTGGAGGTTCTCACGAAGAATGAGTACAGAGAAGTGGAAGTCCCATTAGGTATAGAAGAGTCTGGAAAAGGCAGAAATGCTTGGAATGGTGCTCGTTATCATAGCCTAGACGTACAGCAGTTAACTACCGGTGAATGGGTCGGGGTGATGGATGGTGATCGGGTTCCTTCAGGTGAAGTTGGTCATAGACTCTTAATTGGTTCTATGGATTTTGCAGTTGCGTCTGCCCTAGTTATTCTTGTTGGACTTATGGTTGGAGCTATCAATTGCGTGTTACCAATTTGCTGGTCCTCCCAGAGCTTCGGAAAGAGAAGTGATACAATCTCAAGTTGGGTGCGTCCTGATTCGTGGTTATTCAAACTGAGTCGCATCAGTACCAGGTTGAACAGAATGGTTTCGTTTGCCAGATGTAGAATGAAGGGTGATACTTGCTACGGAAGATTGTTGTTCATTTTAGTATTTGTAACAGCGGTTGCACTAGTCTGCTATGGTGTTAACTACACTTACGGTGGTAGTGGTGCAGAAGAAGCTTACCCACTGGAGGGCCACTTTTCTCAGTTCACATTACTGACAATGACATATGATGCGAGGTTGTGGAATCTGAAAATGTATGTGAAGCATTACTCCAAGTGTTCGTCTGTGAGGGAGATTGTTATTGTATGGAACAAAGGCCAGCCTCCTAACATTAGTGAGCTAAACTCTGCTGTGCCAGTTAGAATCAGAGTAGAACAGCAGAACTCCTTGAACAATCGTTTCAAGATAGATCCTCTTATAATGACCAAGTCTGTTCTTGAACTTGATGATGATATCATGATGACATGTGATGATATTGAGCGAGGATTCCTAGCATGGAGGCAACACCCAGATAGGATAGTTGGGTTCTATCCTCGGCTCATAGATGGAAGCCCATTGGAATATAGAGATGGAAAATATGCCCGGAAGCACCATGGATATAACATGATATTAACTGGGGCAGCATTCATCGACCACAGGGTAGCATTTCAGAGGTATTGGAGCGAAGAAGCCAAAGAAGGTAGAGATTTTGTTGATAAATATTTTAATTGTGAAGATCTGCTTTTGAACTTCTTGTATGCAAATGCTAGTAGTTCATCTCGAGCAGTGGAGTATGTTAAACCTGCTTGGGCGATCGATACGTCTAAATTCTCTAGCGCGGCAATAAGCCGGAATACACAAGTTCATTATCAATTCAGAACGAACTGCCTTTTGGAGTTTTCACAGTTATATGGAAGCTTGGGTAGGAAATGGGCTTTCAAAGGTAGGAAAGATGGTTGGGATGTATAG
- the LOC113298757 gene encoding glycosyltransferase family protein 64 protein C5-like isoform X2 yields the protein MFYESKNSITFQGDIAVAKSMDKGATWQQLGTALDEDCHLSYPYVFDYQGHIYMMPESNKKGDLRLYRALDFPLQWTLHKVIMNKPIIDAFLINYNGNYWLFGSDHSGYGTKKNGQLEIWYSKSPMGPWQPHDQNPIYNTDRSYGARNGGRPFVYEGNLYRLGQDCGETYGRRVRSFKVEVLTKNEYREVEVPLGIEESGKGRNAWNGARYHSLDVQQLTTGEWVGVMDGDRVPSGEVGHRLLIGSMDFAVASALVILVGLMVGAINCVLPICWSSQSFGKRSDTISSWVRPDSWLFKLSRISTRLNRMVSFARCRMKGDTCYGRLLFILVFVTAVALVCYGVNYTYGGSGAEEAYPLEGHFSQFTLLTMTYDARLWNLKMYVKHYSKCSSVREIVIVWNKGQPPNISELNSAVPVRIRVEQQNSLNNRFKIDPLIMTKSVLELDDDIMMTCDDIERGFLAWRQHPDRIVGFYPRLIDGSPLEYRDGKYARKHHGYNMILTGAAFIDHRVAFQRYWSEEAKEGRDFVDKYFNCEDLLLNFLYANASSSSRAVEYVKPAWAIDTSKFSSAAISRNTQVHYQFRTNCLLEFSQLYGSLGRKWAFKGRKDGWDV from the exons ATGTTTTATGAAAGCAAGAACTCCATTACTTTCCAAGGGGACATCGCCGTGGCAAAGAGTATGGATAAAGGTGCTACATGGCAGCAGTTGGGTACCGCTTTGGATGAAGACTGTCATCTATCTTATCCATATGTATTTGACTACCAAGGCCAT ATATACATGATGCCTGAAAGCAACAAGAAAGGGGATCTTCGTCTCTACAGAGCGCTGGATTTCCCCTTGCAGTGGACACTGCACAAGGTTATTATGAATAAGCCCATTATAGATGCCTTCCTCATAAATTACAATGGTAATTACTGGCTTTTCGGATCAGATCACAGTGGTTATGGGACTAAGAAGAATGGTCAACTGGAAATCTGGTATAGTAAGTCACCGATGGGTCCATGGCAACCACACGACCAGAATCCAATTTACAACACTGATCGGAGCTACGGAGCTCGGAATGGAGGCAGGCCATTTGTCTATGAGGGAAACCTTTACCGCTTGGGCCAAGATTGTGGTGAAACATACGGGCGTCGGGTCCGTTCTTTCAAGGTGGAGGTTCTCACGAAGAATGAGTACAGAGAAGTGGAAGTCCCATTAGGTATAGAAGAGTCTGGAAAAGGCAGAAATGCTTGGAATGGTGCTCGTTATCATAGCCTAGACGTACAGCAGTTAACTACCGGTGAATGGGTCGGGGTGATGGATGGTGATCGGGTTCCTTCAGGTGAAGTTGGTCATAGACTCTTAATTGGTTCTATGGATTTTGCAGTTGCGTCTGCCCTAGTTATTCTTGTTGGACTTATGGTTGGAGCTATCAATTGCGTGTTACCAATTTGCTGGTCCTCCCAGAGCTTCGGAAAGAGAAGTGATACAATCTCAAGTTGGGTGCGTCCTGATTCGTGGTTATTCAAACTGAGTCGCATCAGTACCAGGTTGAACAGAATGGTTTCGTTTGCCAGATGTAGAATGAAGGGTGATACTTGCTACGGAAGATTGTTGTTCATTTTAGTATTTGTAACAGCGGTTGCACTAGTCTGCTATGGTGTTAACTACACTTACGGTGGTAGTGGTGCAGAAGAAGCTTACCCACTGGAGGGCCACTTTTCTCAGTTCACATTACTGACAATGACATATGATGCGAGGTTGTGGAATCTGAAAATGTATGTGAAGCATTACTCCAAGTGTTCGTCTGTGAGGGAGATTGTTATTGTATGGAACAAAGGCCAGCCTCCTAACATTAGTGAGCTAAACTCTGCTGTGCCAGTTAGAATCAGAGTAGAACAGCAGAACTCCTTGAACAATCGTTTCAAGATAGATCCTCTTATAATGACCAAGTCTGTTCTTGAACTTGATGATGATATCATGATGACATGTGATGATATTGAGCGAGGATTCCTAGCATGGAGGCAACACCCAGATAGGATAGTTGGGTTCTATCCTCGGCTCATAGATGGAAGCCCATTGGAATATAGAGATGGAAAATATGCCCGGAAGCACCATGGATATAACATGATATTAACTGGGGCAGCATTCATCGACCACAGGGTAGCATTTCAGAGGTATTGGAGCGAAGAAGCCAAAGAAGGTAGAGATTTTGTTGATAAATATTTTAATTGTGAAGATCTGCTTTTGAACTTCTTGTATGCAAATGCTAGTAGTTCATCTCGAGCAGTGGAGTATGTTAAACCTGCTTGGGCGATCGATACGTCTAAATTCTCTAGCGCGGCAATAAGCCGGAATACACAAGTTCATTATCAATTCAGAACGAACTGCCTTTTGGAGTTTTCACAGTTATATGGAAGCTTGGGTAGGAAATGGGCTTTCAAAGGTAGGAAAGATGGTTGGGATGTATAG